A section of the Flavobacterium ardleyense genome encodes:
- a CDS encoding nuclear transport factor 2 family protein codes for MTPNSLQQIAFKWFDAFNSHNLDQLLSLYDDYAEHYSPKLKVRRPETNGKVTGKQALSEWWKDAFDRLPTLHYKVTSLTANERHVFMEYLRQVDGEEDMMVAEVLEIRDGKIIASRVYHG; via the coding sequence ATGACTCCAAATAGTTTACAGCAAATTGCTTTTAAGTGGTTTGATGCTTTTAATTCACATAATCTGGACCAATTATTATCACTTTATGATGATTATGCTGAGCACTATAGCCCAAAATTAAAAGTTAGAAGACCGGAAACCAACGGAAAAGTCACTGGAAAACAAGCGCTTTCGGAGTGGTGGAAAGATGCTTTTGACAGATTGCCGACTTTGCATTATAAAGTAACGTCGTTAACTGCAAATGAGCGGCACGTGTTTATGGAATATTTACGTCAAGTTGATGGCGAAGAAGATATGATGGTTGCAGAAGTATTGGAAATTCGGGATGGCAAAATTATCGCATCGCGTGTGTATCATGGATAA
- a CDS encoding pseudouridine synthase, whose protein sequence is MNTRDGGNKRGGAGRPKGVGRPNSSKPKPPMQKRAQGPKKVKPDTKTADKSAEKVSEKVAKTPNQAPKRAKTNPDEIRLNKYISNSGVCSRRDADIYITSGNVKVNGVAVTEMGYKVMPGDVVNFDGTTLTPERKEYYLLNKPKNFTTSVDENELHRNVYELVKSATNARIQPVGRMDKNTTGLLLFTNDTDMIRKFSLPNQKSAKIYHVSLDKNLKFEDLEKIAGGVTLDGHRLAVEEVTYIDNEPKTEIGLKLRTSNVKVVRAIFESFKYDVIKVDRVSFAGLTKKNLPRGNWRALTEQEVINLKNM, encoded by the coding sequence ATGAATACAAGGGACGGTGGTAATAAAAGAGGTGGTGCAGGGCGCCCAAAGGGTGTTGGAAGACCAAATTCTAGCAAGCCAAAACCTCCAATGCAAAAACGTGCGCAAGGACCTAAAAAGGTAAAGCCAGACACGAAGACTGCAGATAAATCGGCTGAAAAAGTTTCTGAAAAGGTAGCAAAAACACCAAATCAGGCACCTAAAAGAGCGAAGACGAATCCGGATGAAATCAGGTTAAATAAATATATTTCTAATTCAGGGGTATGCTCACGTAGAGATGCTGATATCTATATCACGTCTGGAAATGTAAAGGTAAACGGTGTTGCCGTTACTGAAATGGGATACAAAGTAATGCCTGGAGATGTGGTCAATTTTGATGGGACAACGCTTACTCCAGAGCGTAAAGAGTATTACCTGCTTAACAAACCTAAGAATTTTACTACTTCGGTAGATGAGAATGAATTGCACAGAAATGTTTATGAACTTGTAAAAAGTGCTACAAATGCACGCATTCAGCCAGTAGGAAGAATGGACAAGAATACAACAGGATTGTTGCTTTTCACCAATGATACTGATATGATTCGTAAGTTTAGTCTTCCAAATCAGAAGTCTGCGAAGATTTATCATGTGTCTTTGGATAAGAATTTAAAGTTTGAAGATCTTGAGAAAATTGCTGGTGGTGTAACACTTGACGGCCATAGACTAGCAGTTGAAGAAGTGACTTATATTGACAATGAGCCAAAAACAGAAATTGGACTGAAATTACGTACGTCTAACGTAAAAGTGGTTCGTGCGATTTTTGAAAGCTTTAAATACGACGTTATCAAAGTGGATCGCGTTTCGTTTGCAGGTTTGACCAAAAAGAATTTACCTCGCGGTAACTGGCGAGCTCTTACGGAGCAAGAAGTTATCAACTTGAAAAATATGTAA
- a CDS encoding geranylgeranylglycerol-phosphate geranylgeranyltransferase translates to MVSRRNKLLLMKIVSLFSVVRGYNIPIIILAQYLSAIFILAPDTSAVEILLDWRLFIIVFASSLTIASGYIINNFYDSQKDLINRPRKSMLDRLVSQKTKLYVYFSINFIVFFMALLVSWRAALFFSGYIFLIWFYSHKIKKFTFIGNLMAAMMAVLPFFAILFYYKNFYQVIFAHATFLYLLLLIREMVKDLENLSGDFVANYRTVPVVFGERKSKEIITVLALCSIIPVYLLIDVFEIGYMDIYFYSSIFVLLFLIIKLWNATEKADYLRLHNVLKILVVAGVFCIVLIEPAVLIHGRKMLLQLSI, encoded by the coding sequence ATGGTCAGTAGAAGGAACAAACTTCTTTTAATGAAAATAGTTAGTTTGTTTTCGGTCGTGCGCGGCTATAATATCCCAATTATCATCCTTGCCCAATATCTTTCGGCAATATTTATTTTAGCTCCAGACACTTCTGCAGTCGAAATTTTATTGGATTGGCGACTATTTATAATCGTTTTTGCATCTTCGTTAACTATTGCTTCGGGTTATATTATCAATAATTTTTACGATTCACAAAAGGATTTAATCAACCGACCTAGAAAGTCGATGCTGGACAGATTGGTCAGTCAGAAAACCAAGCTGTACGTTTACTTCTCAATAAATTTTATAGTATTTTTTATGGCGTTGCTTGTTTCTTGGCGAGCAGCTTTATTTTTTTCAGGCTATATTTTCTTGATTTGGTTTTATTCCCACAAAATAAAAAAATTCACCTTTATCGGAAATCTCATGGCAGCAATGATGGCAGTTTTGCCATTTTTCGCGATTTTATTCTACTATAAAAACTTTTATCAAGTAATTTTTGCCCACGCTACCTTTTTGTACTTGCTGTTATTAATTCGCGAAATGGTCAAGGATTTAGAGAATTTATCTGGCGATTTTGTGGCGAATTATCGAACCGTTCCAGTAGTTTTTGGCGAGCGTAAATCCAAAGAAATAATTACCGTCTTAGCACTTTGCAGCATCATTCCAGTCTACTTGTTAATCGATGTTTTCGAAATAGGTTATATGGACATTTACTTTTACTCCAGCATCTTCGTGCTCCTTTTTCTGATTATAAAACTGTGGAATGCTACCGAAAAAGCAGATTATTTACGTCTTCATAATGTCTTAAAAATCCTTGTCGTTGCGGGAGTTTTCTGCATTGTTCTAATTGAGCCCGCGGTTTTAATCCACGGTCGGAAGATGTTACTACAACTCAGTATTTAA
- a CDS encoding mevalonate kinase family protein, with amino-acid sequence MKGPLFYSKILLFGEYGIIKDSKGLSIPYNFFKGALKTQENDSAVAQKSNESLRRFATYLAEIDSSIVTFDIQSLQTDLDEGMYFDSSIPQGYGVGSSGALVAAIYDKYAYKKITVLENLTREKLLQLKTIFSQMESFFHGKSSGLDPLNSYLSIPILINSHDNIEATGIPTQSFDGKGAVFLLDSGIVGETAPMVNIFMENLKDKGFRKMVKDEFVKYTDACVENFLGGDIKSLFTNTKQLSKIVLNNFKPMIPEQFHGLWQQGIDSNDYYLKLCGSGGGGYILGFTENIDKARESLKDHKLEVVYQF; translated from the coding sequence ATGAAAGGACCTTTATTTTACTCGAAAATTTTACTGTTTGGAGAATATGGAATTATCAAAGATTCTAAAGGTCTCTCAATTCCTTATAATTTCTTTAAAGGTGCTTTAAAAACTCAAGAAAACGATTCGGCAGTTGCACAAAAATCAAATGAAAGTTTACGTCGTTTTGCTACTTACCTTGCAGAGATAGATAGTAGTATTGTAACATTTGATATTCAAAGTTTGCAAACCGATCTTGACGAAGGAATGTATTTTGACTCAAGTATTCCGCAAGGATACGGTGTAGGTAGTAGTGGCGCATTAGTGGCGGCGATCTACGATAAATATGCTTACAAAAAAATCACTGTTCTGGAAAATCTTACGCGCGAAAAATTATTGCAACTAAAGACCATATTTTCTCAAATGGAAAGTTTTTTCCACGGAAAAAGTTCTGGTCTTGATCCACTAAATAGTTATTTAAGCATTCCGATTCTTATCAATTCGCACGATAATATCGAAGCGACTGGAATTCCTACACAAAGTTTTGACGGGAAAGGCGCAGTGTTTTTGTTAGATTCGGGAATTGTGGGCGAAACTGCTCCGATGGTCAATATTTTTATGGAAAACCTCAAAGATAAAGGCTTCCGTAAAATGGTAAAAGATGAGTTTGTAAAATACACCGATGCTTGCGTAGAAAACTTTCTTGGTGGCGACATCAAGTCTCTTTTTACCAATACAAAGCAATTGTCCAAAATTGTACTCAACAATTTTAAACCAATGATTCCTGAGCAATTTCACGGACTTTGGCAGCAAGGAATTGATAGTAATGATTATTATCTAAAACTTTGTGGCTCTGGAGGTGGAGGTTATATCTTAGGATTTACTGAAAATATCGACAAAGCAAGAGAATCCTTAAAAGATCATAAACTAGAAGTTGTTTATCAGTTTTAA
- a CDS encoding diphosphomevalonate/mevalonate 3,5-bisphosphate decarboxylase family protein, with amino-acid sequence MEIRDFVATMPENLAIQGDFESSAPSNIALVKYWGKLDNQIPANPSLSFTLSNCKTITKLGFRPIEPQDDFSFDFRFEGQPKQTFRPKIQQFLERIFVYQPFLKHFHFFIDTENTFPHSSGIASSASGMAALAVNLMRLERELNPKMTEDYFNKKASFLARLGSGSACRSIKGEVVVWGETKSISKSSDLYGISFEEKLHDNFKNYQDTILLVDKGEKQVSSTIGHDLMNDHPFATARFDQAHKNLASLKTILKNGNLSQFIALVESEALTLHAMMMSSNPYFILMKPNTLEIINAIWKYRAETKTPICFTLDAGANVHLLYPESVKDEVLEFIKKNLVGYCQNEHYICDEVGSGSVFLS; translated from the coding sequence ATGGAAATTCGTGATTTTGTTGCTACAATGCCAGAAAACTTGGCTATTCAAGGAGATTTTGAATCTAGCGCGCCGAGTAATATTGCTCTAGTGAAATACTGGGGAAAACTAGACAATCAAATCCCGGCAAATCCATCTTTGAGTTTTACGCTTAGCAATTGTAAAACAATTACAAAATTAGGTTTTAGACCAATCGAGCCACAAGATGATTTCTCTTTCGACTTTCGTTTTGAAGGACAGCCAAAACAAACATTTAGACCAAAAATCCAACAATTTTTAGAGCGAATTTTTGTCTACCAACCTTTTTTAAAACATTTTCACTTCTTTATTGATACCGAAAATACTTTTCCGCACAGTTCAGGAATCGCATCTTCAGCTTCGGGAATGGCCGCTTTGGCGGTAAACTTAATGCGATTGGAGCGTGAGCTGAATCCAAAAATGACTGAAGATTATTTCAATAAAAAAGCTTCTTTCCTTGCAAGATTAGGATCTGGATCTGCTTGCCGAAGTATAAAAGGCGAAGTGGTAGTTTGGGGAGAAACAAAATCAATCTCGAAAAGCAGTGATTTGTACGGAATTTCCTTCGAAGAAAAACTTCACGACAACTTCAAAAATTACCAGGACACAATTCTTTTAGTTGATAAAGGTGAGAAGCAAGTGAGCAGCACAATTGGCCATGATTTGATGAATGATCATCCTTTTGCAACAGCACGTTTTGATCAAGCTCACAAAAACTTAGCCTCGCTAAAAACCATTCTGAAAAACGGAAATCTTTCGCAATTCATAGCGTTAGTTGAGAGCGAAGCCTTGACTTTGCACGCAATGATGATGAGTTCCAATCCATATTTTATCTTGATGAAGCCTAATACATTAGAGATAATTAATGCAATTTGGAAATACAGAGCGGAGACCAAAACTCCAATTTGCTTCACACTAGATGCGGGTGCAAATGTGCACTTGCTATATCCAGAGTCGGTTAAGGATGAAGTCTTAGAATTTATTAAGAAAAATTTAGTTGGCTATTGCCAAAATGAACATTATATTTGTGATGAGGTGGGAAGTGGAAGCGTCTTTCTTTCTTAG
- a CDS encoding TspO/MBR family protein — protein sequence MNKYIKIVVMIVTCLAAAYFWNQIADYGLQTWYETITKPSFAPPKEIFAPVWGFFFVLIGLGGGLFYAEIERTPEPVRKGMLFFWIQLALALLWAYLFFSLKNPLLATIEIALTWLIAYETYIQFGKIKKFSAVLFIPYLLWLAFVTALSATIWFINS from the coding sequence ATGAATAAGTATATAAAGATTGTTGTAATGATTGTGACCTGTCTTGCGGCAGCCTATTTCTGGAATCAGATTGCAGATTACGGGCTGCAAACTTGGTATGAAACAATTACTAAACCATCCTTTGCGCCGCCAAAAGAAATTTTCGCTCCCGTTTGGGGATTTTTCTTTGTACTCATTGGTCTTGGAGGCGGATTATTTTATGCGGAAATTGAAAGAACTCCAGAGCCAGTGCGAAAAGGAATGCTATTTTTCTGGATTCAGTTGGCACTTGCACTTCTTTGGGCATATTTATTTTTTAGTCTAAAAAACCCCTTGCTTGCAACAATCGAAATCGCTTTGACATGGTTAATTGCTTATGAAACTTATATTCAATTTGGAAAAATTAAGAAATTTTCCGCGGTGTTATTTATTCCTTATTTGCTGTGGCTGGCTTTTGTTACCGCGCTTTCGGCAACAATTTGGTTTATCAATAGCTAA
- a CDS encoding BaiN/RdsA family NAD(P)/FAD-dependent oxidoreductase: MMHRFDVIIVGGGAAGFFCAINAAQKNPKLKIAILERGSSVLEKVRISGGGRCNVTHSCFIANDLVKFYPRGEKELRGPFHTFGANDTIEWFKNQGVALKTEADGRMFPTTDSSQTIIDCFISATAKYNIQVLTAQSVQSLFKKDDLWKVETKNDQFICEKLVIAAGSNPKLWQMLEEFDHTVVPAVPSLFTFNIKDSRIRELPGIASEAEVKVLGTKLSSSGPLLITHWGMSGPAILKLSAWGARILAEKNYQFKIHVNWLAGQDREEVEKIIMGLKLSNAKKNIRSHSPFPFPGRLWDSLTEASGIAADCKWADLNKKQTTALLNELTSGEYQVNGKSTFKEEFVTAGGVNLKEVNFKTMESKKHENLYFAGEILNIDAITGGFNFQNAWTTAFIAANALA, encoded by the coding sequence ATGATGCACAGATTTGATGTTATAATAGTAGGAGGTGGCGCAGCAGGATTTTTTTGCGCTATAAATGCAGCTCAGAAAAATCCAAAATTAAAAATCGCCATTCTCGAGAGAGGAAGTTCGGTCTTAGAAAAAGTCCGAATTTCTGGTGGTGGCCGTTGCAATGTCACGCATTCTTGCTTTATAGCAAATGACTTGGTGAAATTCTATCCTCGTGGCGAAAAAGAACTGCGTGGACCTTTTCATACTTTCGGTGCAAACGACACTATCGAATGGTTCAAAAATCAAGGAGTCGCTCTCAAAACCGAAGCTGATGGCAGAATGTTTCCAACTACCGATTCATCTCAAACGATAATCGACTGCTTTATTTCGGCGACAGCCAAATACAATATTCAAGTCCTCACGGCACAAAGCGTTCAATCCTTATTCAAGAAAGACGATTTGTGGAAAGTTGAAACAAAAAACGATCAATTTATTTGCGAAAAGCTGGTGATAGCTGCAGGAAGCAATCCGAAACTATGGCAAATGTTGGAAGAATTTGATCACACAGTTGTACCCGCAGTACCCTCATTATTTACATTTAATATCAAAGATTCTCGAATTAGAGAACTTCCTGGAATAGCTTCAGAAGCGGAAGTTAAGGTTTTGGGAACCAAATTGTCATCTTCAGGACCGTTGCTTATAACACATTGGGGAATGAGCGGACCGGCGATTTTGAAACTATCGGCTTGGGGCGCGAGAATTCTTGCCGAGAAAAATTATCAATTCAAAATTCACGTCAATTGGCTTGCAGGTCAAGATCGCGAAGAGGTAGAGAAAATAATCATGGGCTTAAAACTTAGCAACGCTAAGAAAAATATTCGTTCTCATTCACCATTTCCTTTTCCTGGTCGACTTTGGGATAGTTTAACCGAGGCTTCTGGAATTGCCGCAGATTGTAAATGGGCAGATTTGAATAAAAAACAAACCACAGCTTTGCTAAATGAATTGACTTCTGGCGAATATCAAGTCAACGGAAAAAGTACTTTCAAAGAAGAATTTGTAACTGCTGGTGGCGTAAATCTGAAAGAAGTCAACTTCAAAACGATGGAAAGCAAAAAACACGAAAATCTTTACTTCGCGGGCGAAATCTTAAATATCGATGCAATTACTGGCGGTTTTAATTTCCAAAATGCTTGGACAACAGCATTTATCGCGGCAAATGCATTAGCTTAA
- a CDS encoding glycerophosphodiester phosphodiesterase, producing the protein MSELLKIAHRGFTKSFPENTLEAFGAAIAGNFEAIELDIQFSKDGHPIVFHDENLSLLTGDFAEINDLALPQLKELRIDKIYSIPTLAEVLEFVGANVIVIVEIKNPKAVLEVVKQFEKSIKEDSWSYNHFIISSFDWTVLTEVALLNSQIKLGVLTFDELEKSLAFAEKTKADCIFPHFSLLNAEICEEISRKNIKIYPWTVNEIEDIQRMKTLKINGIISDFPHNI; encoded by the coding sequence ATGTCTGAACTACTGAAAATCGCGCATCGAGGATTTACTAAATCGTTTCCGGAGAATACTTTGGAAGCTTTTGGAGCCGCGATTGCTGGCAATTTTGAAGCTATCGAACTTGATATTCAGTTTTCTAAAGATGGTCACCCAATCGTTTTTCACGACGAAAATCTGAGTCTGCTAACTGGTGATTTTGCTGAAATAAATGATTTAGCTTTGCCGCAGCTAAAGGAGTTGAGAATTGATAAAATATATTCGATTCCCACTTTGGCCGAAGTTCTTGAATTCGTCGGCGCTAACGTGATAGTTATTGTTGAAATTAAGAATCCAAAAGCAGTTCTAGAGGTGGTAAAACAGTTCGAAAAGTCTATAAAAGAAGATTCGTGGAGTTATAATCACTTTATAATTTCGTCTTTTGATTGGACAGTATTAACTGAAGTAGCACTTTTGAATTCTCAAATAAAACTTGGCGTTCTGACTTTTGATGAATTGGAAAAAAGTTTGGCTTTCGCCGAAAAAACAAAAGCAGATTGCATTTTTCCTCATTTTTCACTTCTAAATGCTGAAATTTGCGAAGAGATTTCTCGAAAAAATATAAAAATTTATCCTTGGACCGTCAATGAAATTGAAGATATCCAAAGGATGAAAACTTTAAAAATCAACGGAATAATTAGTGATTTTCCGCATAATATATGA
- a CDS encoding CBS domain-containing protein, which produces MKDTISVASIMTKNLVTLKVDDELSHAESLFKKNKIRHIPVVENGEIIGMLSFTDLLRISFVDAVDDDAEDVNAEVYNLFTMRQVMTKNVVTITADTTIKQAATMFLESEFHALPVVENGKITGIVTTTDLLRYFISE; this is translated from the coding sequence ATGAAAGATACTATATCGGTTGCTTCAATAATGACCAAGAATTTAGTTACGCTTAAAGTGGATGATGAATTATCTCACGCCGAATCACTTTTCAAAAAGAATAAAATTAGACATATTCCTGTAGTAGAAAATGGTGAAATTATCGGGATGTTAAGTTTTACAGATTTACTTAGAATTTCGTTTGTAGACGCGGTTGATGATGATGCCGAAGATGTAAATGCAGAAGTTTACAATCTGTTTACAATGCGTCAAGTAATGACCAAAAATGTCGTGACAATTACGGCTGATACAACCATTAAGCAAGCAGCAACTATGTTTCTCGAAAGTGAATTTCACGCTTTACCAGTGGTAGAAAATGGAAAAATCACAGGAATAGTGACTACTACCGACTTGCTTAGATACTTTATTAGTGAATAA
- a CDS encoding NAD(P)H-binding protein codes for MKTALIIGSTGLTGSHLLQQLLDSKQYDKVISFSREVEVEHPKLVNHIVDFDKPEEYCDMVKGDDFFCTIGTTIKQAGSKEAFRKVDFVFPKNFAQCAMDNGVSQFLIISALGADSKASNYYMKTKGEIEDFLKVTTFKSVAIMQPSLLLGNRKEFRFAEKIGGAVMKLLSFAFVGSLAKYKAIESTTLANAMFIIAKNDTPGFTVYQSDEIQEIGKIE; via the coding sequence ATGAAAACCGCATTAATAATTGGAAGTACAGGCCTCACCGGATCGCATTTACTGCAACAACTTTTAGATAGCAAACAATACGACAAAGTCATCAGCTTCTCCCGAGAAGTAGAAGTTGAGCATCCAAAACTTGTCAATCATATTGTAGATTTTGATAAACCTGAGGAGTATTGCGATATGGTAAAAGGCGATGACTTTTTCTGCACCATAGGCACCACCATCAAGCAAGCTGGAAGTAAGGAAGCTTTTCGAAAAGTAGATTTCGTCTTCCCGAAGAATTTTGCACAATGTGCTATGGACAATGGTGTTTCGCAATTTCTGATAATTTCGGCTTTGGGAGCAGATTCAAAAGCATCGAATTATTATATGAAGACAAAAGGGGAAATTGAAGATTTCCTAAAAGTCACAACTTTCAAAAGTGTCGCGATTATGCAACCATCCTTATTATTAGGAAATCGAAAGGAATTTAGATTTGCGGAGAAAATTGGCGGCGCGGTGATGAAATTATTATCTTTTGCATTTGTAGGATCTTTAGCAAAATACAAAGCAATCGAATCTACAACCCTCGCTAATGCGATGTTTATTATCGCAAAGAATGACACACCGGGATTTACGGTATATCAATCGGATGAAATCCAAGAAATTGGTAAAATAGAATAG
- the tnpA gene encoding IS200/IS605 family transposase, protein MELKSTSSQIYIQIVFAVKGRQSLILTKWEEDLYKYITGIVQNKDQKLLAINGMPDHIHILIGMKPSCTVSDLVREIKKSSNDFINDNGFCSRKFEWQEGYGAFSYSHSALDNIIGYINNQKEHHKVKSFKKEYHLILNKFEIEFDEKYLFEWIED, encoded by the coding sequence ATTGAGCTAAAATCAACTTCATCTCAGATTTATATTCAGATTGTTTTCGCGGTTAAAGGAAGGCAAAGTTTAATTCTTACTAAATGGGAAGAAGATCTGTACAAGTATATCACAGGCATAGTTCAAAATAAAGATCAGAAGCTATTAGCAATTAATGGTATGCCTGATCATATCCATATCTTAATTGGAATGAAGCCTAGTTGCACAGTATCTGATTTAGTTCGTGAAATAAAAAAATCGTCAAATGATTTTATAAATGATAATGGATTTTGCTCAAGAAAATTTGAATGGCAGGAAGGATATGGTGCTTTTTCTTATAGTCATTCAGCTTTAGATAATATAATTGGTTATATAAATAATCAAAAAGAGCATCATAAAGTGAAGTCATTTAAAAAAGAGTATCATTTAATATTAAACAAGTTTGAGATCGAATTTGATGAGAAGTATTTATTCGAGTGGATTGAAGATTGA
- the thiD gene encoding bifunctional hydroxymethylpyrimidine kinase/phosphomethylpyrimidine kinase: MKTQRKYPVVLTIAGFDASGGAGIQADIKTISALGCYATSVLTALPLQNTKTVKSIFEIPAHIVTEQLHLLLEDIVPDAIKIGMVNSAENILGIAKILKLFPNIPVILDPIMISSSGTVLIQNDAKDTLQKELFPLISLLTPNLDEAAYLVGFPVISADDMLLAAQKISDMGAKAVLVKGGHLRSNIIPSLYLDANNKSHLIDQKRVDSPNTRGTGCTLSSAIASFLAQGLPLFEAIAAAHKYVFKAINSAKAISIGKGNGPMNHFFDPQEMTASTFNN, from the coding sequence ATGAAAACTCAAAGAAAATATCCCGTTGTATTAACCATCGCCGGTTTCGATGCCAGTGGTGGGGCGGGAATTCAGGCAGATATTAAGACTATTTCGGCCTTGGGGTGTTATGCTACCTCGGTGCTCACTGCTTTGCCTTTGCAAAATACTAAGACCGTAAAATCAATTTTCGAAATCCCCGCCCATATTGTCACGGAGCAATTACACCTACTTTTGGAGGATATTGTACCCGATGCGATTAAAATTGGAATGGTAAATTCTGCCGAAAATATTTTGGGCATCGCTAAAATTTTAAAATTATTTCCAAATATTCCAGTCATTTTAGATCCAATAATGATTTCAAGTAGCGGTACTGTCCTGATTCAAAATGATGCAAAAGATACTTTACAAAAAGAACTTTTCCCCCTCATCAGTTTGCTTACTCCTAATCTAGACGAAGCTGCTTATTTAGTTGGTTTTCCAGTTATTTCGGCAGATGACATGCTGCTCGCAGCTCAGAAAATCAGCGATATGGGTGCGAAAGCTGTTTTGGTAAAGGGAGGTCATCTCCGTTCCAACATCATTCCGTCATTATATTTAGATGCCAACAATAAAAGTCATTTGATAGATCAAAAGAGAGTCGATTCCCCAAATACTCGCGGTACAGGATGTACACTTTCGTCTGCGATTGCTAGTTTTTTAGCCCAAGGACTGCCTCTTTTTGAAGCAATTGCAGCAGCGCATAAATATGTTTTTAAGGCAATAAATTCGGCGAAAGCCATTTCTATTGGTAAAGGAAATGGACCTATGAATCATTTTTTTGACCCTCAGGAAATGACTGCGAGCACCTTCAATAATTAG
- a CDS encoding HesA/MoeB/ThiF family protein, with the protein MTSLNDFLRYNRQIMLPEVGMEGQHKIANSKVLVIGAGGLGCVIHQYLAAAGLGTLGILDFDTVEIHNLHRQILYNDTHIGKSKAIAAREVLVAQNPNVNLLVFDEKLTERNAVSILEQFDIIVDGSDNFSTRYLVNDICVNLQKPLIYGTIFKFQGQFAVFNYQSSKNLRDLFPEPPSAQDVPNCSENGVLGTLPGVLGTMMAHETLKLICDMEVLRNQLVLFDTHNWNFKKVNF; encoded by the coding sequence ATGACTTCACTAAATGATTTTTTAAGGTACAATCGGCAGATCATGTTACCCGAAGTAGGAATGGAGGGACAGCATAAAATAGCGAATTCTAAGGTACTAGTAATTGGCGCTGGAGGATTAGGTTGTGTAATACATCAATATTTAGCCGCAGCTGGTTTAGGAACATTGGGAATTTTAGATTTTGACACTGTTGAAATTCACAATCTACATCGACAGATTTTATATAACGATACTCATATCGGAAAATCCAAAGCTATAGCTGCAAGGGAGGTTCTTGTTGCACAAAATCCGAATGTCAATCTACTGGTTTTCGATGAAAAGCTCACGGAGAGGAACGCAGTTTCAATCCTTGAGCAATTTGATATTATTGTTGATGGTTCGGATAATTTCTCAACTAGATATTTAGTAAATGACATTTGTGTTAATCTCCAGAAGCCACTTATTTACGGAACAATTTTTAAATTTCAAGGTCAGTTTGCAGTATTTAATTATCAAAGTTCAAAAAATCTTAGAGATTTATTTCCCGAACCTCCAAGCGCTCAAGATGTGCCAAACTGCAGTGAGAATGGTGTTCTTGGTACATTGCCGGGAGTTCTTGGCACCATGATGGCGCACGAAACTCTCAAACTTATTTGTGACATGGAAGTCTTGCGCAACCAACTCGTATTATTTGACACTCATAACTGGAACTTTAAAAAGGTCAATTTTTAA